The Hymenobacter sp. DG01 genome has a segment encoding these proteins:
- the lpxA gene encoding acyl-ACP--UDP-N-acetylglucosamine O-acyltransferase, giving the protein MNQPLAYIHPEAKIAQNVVVEPFTTIDKDVEIGEGTWIGPNVTIMAGARIGKNCKIFPGAVIAAQPQDLKFAGEKTTVHIGDNTVVRECVTVNRGTVDKLKTVVGSNCLLMAYVHIAHDCVIGDNCILANTVQVAGHVEVGDYAIVGGSSAIHQFVRIGAHAMISGGSLIRKDVPPFVKAGREPLSYAGINSIGLRRRGFSDQKISEIQQLYRLLFMSGLNNNAALDQIELELAPSPERDEVVNFIRNSGRGVIKGYGRNGNGNGE; this is encoded by the coding sequence ATGAACCAGCCGCTCGCCTATATTCACCCCGAAGCCAAAATCGCCCAGAACGTGGTAGTGGAGCCGTTCACGACCATCGACAAGGACGTGGAAATCGGGGAAGGCACCTGGATTGGGCCCAACGTGACCATCATGGCGGGGGCCCGTATCGGCAAAAACTGCAAGATTTTTCCCGGCGCCGTTATTGCCGCCCAACCCCAGGACCTCAAGTTTGCCGGCGAGAAAACCACCGTGCACATCGGGGATAATACGGTAGTGCGCGAGTGCGTGACAGTGAACCGCGGCACCGTGGACAAGCTCAAAACCGTAGTGGGCAGCAACTGCCTGCTGATGGCCTACGTGCACATTGCCCACGACTGCGTGATTGGCGACAACTGCATTCTGGCCAACACGGTGCAGGTGGCGGGTCACGTAGAGGTGGGTGACTACGCCATTGTGGGCGGGTCTTCGGCCATTCACCAATTTGTGCGCATCGGGGCCCACGCCATGATTTCCGGGGGCTCCCTGATCCGGAAGGATGTGCCGCCCTTCGTGAAGGCCGGCCGCGAGCCGCTTAGCTACGCGGGCATCAACAGCATTGGGCTGCGCCGCCGCGGCTTCTCCGACCAGAAGATTTCCGAGATTCAGCAGCTCTACCGCCTGCTGTTCATGAGCGGCCTGAACAACAACGCCGCCCTCGACCAGATTGAGCTGGAACTGGCTCCTTCGCCCGAGCGCGACGAGGTAGTAAACTTCATCCGTAACTCGGGCCGTGGCGTCATTAAGGGCTACGGCCGTAACGGCAACGGCAACGGCGAGTAG
- a CDS encoding ABC transporter ATP-binding protein codes for MQITATGLGKRFAREWIFRDLTHTFRPGTATAILGPNGAGKSTLLNTLSGQLLPTTGTLSYEHAGRATAVEDVPPLLAYAAPYLELIEELTLTEQIQFHTRFKPLRPGLTAAQLISIMYLEKSRHKLVRDFSSGMKQRLKLALALYADTPLLLLDEPTTNLDRTGVEWYLEHARATLKGRTVLVSSNVPEEYDFCQEQLLITDFGAKAAR; via the coding sequence ATGCAGATTACCGCCACCGGGCTGGGCAAGCGCTTTGCCCGGGAATGGATTTTCCGGGACCTGACCCACACCTTCCGGCCGGGCACGGCCACCGCTATTCTGGGCCCCAACGGCGCGGGCAAAAGCACGCTGCTCAACACTTTGTCGGGGCAGCTCCTGCCCACTACCGGCACGCTCAGCTACGAGCACGCCGGCCGCGCTACGGCCGTGGAAGACGTACCGCCCCTGCTGGCCTACGCGGCGCCCTACCTGGAGCTGATTGAGGAACTGACCCTAACGGAGCAGATTCAGTTTCATACCCGCTTCAAGCCTCTGCGGCCGGGCCTGACGGCGGCGCAGCTTATCAGCATCATGTATCTGGAGAAATCGCGCCACAAGCTGGTGCGGGATTTCTCTTCCGGCATGAAGCAGCGCCTGAAGCTGGCCCTGGCCCTGTACGCCGATACCCCCCTGCTCCTGCTCGACGAGCCCACCACCAACCTGGACCGCACCGGCGTGGAGTGGTATCTGGAACATGCTCGCGCTACCCTGAAAGGACGCACCGTACTGGTTTCCAGCAACGTACCAGAGGAATACGACTTCTGCCAGGAGCAGCTGCTGATAACTGATTTCGGGGCGAAAGCAGCCAGGTAA
- a CDS encoding DUF4197 domain-containing protein has product MNYRRFLVLPVALLGLSVAASAQIKLPKLGDILKTTIPAPPTTKAGSTGNITQDEAARGLKEALTQGISKGADQASKPDGFYLNKLIRIPFPPDAQRVATTLRSIGLGSQVDRFELTLNRGAEEAAKSAKPIFLTAIKSLTFKDVWGILTGDKNAATNYLKRTTTEQLTVAFRPIVQKSLDQVGATRYYTDLTTRYNRIPLVKPVQTDLNQYATGKAIDGLFTLIAQEEANIRENPVARTTDLLKRVFGKKQS; this is encoded by the coding sequence ATGAACTACCGCCGTTTCCTTGTGTTGCCCGTGGCCCTGTTGGGGTTGAGCGTGGCTGCTTCGGCCCAGATTAAGTTGCCTAAGCTCGGCGACATTCTCAAAACAACCATTCCGGCCCCCCCAACCACCAAGGCCGGGAGTACGGGCAACATCACCCAGGACGAGGCTGCCCGGGGCCTCAAGGAGGCCCTTACCCAGGGCATCAGCAAAGGTGCCGACCAAGCCTCGAAGCCAGATGGCTTCTACCTGAACAAACTGATTCGGATTCCTTTCCCGCCTGATGCGCAGCGCGTGGCTACTACCCTGCGCTCCATTGGTCTGGGCAGCCAGGTTGACCGGTTTGAGCTGACTCTGAATCGGGGCGCCGAGGAAGCCGCGAAAAGCGCCAAGCCTATTTTTCTCACGGCCATTAAAAGCCTCACGTTTAAGGACGTGTGGGGGATTCTGACGGGGGATAAGAACGCCGCCACCAACTACCTCAAGCGCACGACCACCGAGCAGCTCACGGTAGCCTTCCGGCCCATCGTGCAGAAGAGCCTCGACCAGGTTGGGGCCACCCGCTACTACACCGACCTGACCACCCGCTACAACCGCATTCCGCTGGTGAAGCCCGTGCAGACGGACCTGAACCAGTATGCCACCGGCAAGGCCATCGACGGCCTGTTTACCCTCATTGCCCAGGAGGAAGCCAACATCCGCGAAAACCCCGTGGCCCGGACCACCGATTTGCTGAAACGCGTGTTCGGCAAAAAGCAGAGCTGA
- a CDS encoding DUF4197 domain-containing protein, translating to MPPLRTLALGLTLTLASAQLAAAQSKTTPKKTTTVSKKPTTAKKATPNASAAKPAATPATPVKVPLTADEASSGLREALSQGVTRAVAQGSAPDGFTANADIRIPFPPEAEIVALTLRKLKAGALVDNFEVALNRAAETASAQAKPIFLNAVQNLTLQDALTLATSRESDAATTLLYEKTAADLRTAFQPTVQQSLDQTGATRLYAEMVARYNKIPLVTKLSPQLAPYATEKTVDGLFALIAAEEGRIRQNPAGQGSALLKRVFGK from the coding sequence ATGCCTCCCCTCCGCACCCTGGCCCTCGGCCTCACGCTTACGCTGGCCAGCGCCCAACTGGCCGCCGCCCAATCCAAAACCACCCCGAAAAAGACCACTACGGTTAGCAAAAAGCCTACAACCGCCAAAAAGGCTACCCCCAACGCCAGCGCTGCCAAACCGGCTGCTACCCCTGCTACCCCGGTGAAAGTCCCGCTCACGGCCGACGAAGCCAGCAGCGGCCTGCGCGAAGCCCTGAGCCAGGGCGTAACCCGCGCCGTGGCGCAGGGTAGCGCCCCCGACGGCTTTACTGCCAACGCGGATATCCGCATCCCGTTCCCGCCCGAAGCGGAAATAGTTGCTCTTACGCTGCGCAAGCTGAAAGCCGGAGCCCTGGTCGATAATTTTGAGGTAGCCCTGAACCGCGCCGCCGAAACTGCCTCGGCCCAGGCGAAGCCCATCTTCCTGAACGCGGTGCAGAACCTGACCCTGCAGGACGCCCTCACGCTGGCTACCAGCCGGGAAAGTGATGCGGCTACCACATTGCTCTACGAGAAAACCGCCGCCGACCTGCGCACTGCCTTCCAGCCTACCGTGCAACAGTCGCTGGACCAGACGGGCGCTACCCGCCTCTACGCCGAAATGGTAGCCCGCTACAACAAAATTCCGCTGGTAACCAAGCTTAGTCCGCAGCTAGCACCCTATGCTACGGAGAAAACCGTGGATGGCCTCTTTGCCCTGATAGCCGCTGAGGAAGGCCGTATCCGCCAAAACCCCGCTGGCCAAGGCAGCGCCCTGCTCAAGCGCGTGTTTGGGAAATAG